In one Mucilaginibacter ginsenosidivorax genomic region, the following are encoded:
- the surE gene encoding 5'/3'-nucleotidase SurE — MKSIKPTILVVNDDGITAPGIKVLIEAMSEIGRVVVVAPDSPQSGMGHAITIGKPLRLDKVDIYEGIEMYRCSGTPVDCVKLAVNKIFKGLKPDLCVSGINHGLNNSINVLYSGTMSAAVEGAIESIPSIGFSLDDYNLDANFSHCVKYVKELALQVLANGLPANTLLNVNFPNTNNIKGIKICRQANAKWAEEFDERVDPHKRPYYWLTGVFQLNDGGEDTDVWALEHNYASVVPIQFDMTAHHAIPFLNTWKFNV, encoded by the coding sequence ATGAAATCAATCAAACCGACCATACTTGTTGTTAACGATGATGGCATAACCGCCCCTGGCATCAAAGTATTAATTGAAGCCATGAGCGAGATAGGCAGGGTAGTGGTTGTTGCGCCCGATAGTCCGCAATCGGGCATGGGGCATGCCATTACCATAGGTAAACCCCTGCGTTTAGATAAGGTGGATATTTACGAAGGTATTGAAATGTACCGCTGCTCCGGCACTCCGGTTGATTGTGTGAAGCTTGCTGTAAATAAAATATTTAAAGGGCTTAAGCCCGATTTATGCGTATCCGGCATTAACCATGGCTTAAATAATTCTATCAACGTATTGTATTCGGGCACCATGTCGGCCGCGGTTGAAGGTGCTATTGAAAGTATTCCATCTATTGGTTTTTCTTTAGATGATTATAACCTGGATGCCAACTTTAGCCACTGCGTTAAATATGTGAAGGAGCTTGCCTTACAGGTTTTAGCTAACGGTTTGCCGGCCAATACATTACTCAATGTAAATTTTCCGAACACGAACAACATCAAAGGGATCAAGATTTGCCGCCAGGCCAACGCCAAATGGGCCGAGGAGTTTGATGAACGGGTTGATCCGCATAAACGGCCATACTACTGGCTCACAGGCGTTTTTCAGTTAAATGACGGGGGCGAGGATACCGATGTTTGGGCTTTAGAACACAATTACGCGTCGGTAGTGCCTATTCAGTTTGATATGACGGCGCACCATGCTATCCCGTTTTTAAACACCTGGAAATTTAATGTATAA
- a CDS encoding Uma2 family endonuclease, with translation MLTTEKKLTLDEYMQMPIGAPYQYINGCLIDWPSRTVNHQLTLAAVATAFITYEDRVKNEGTYLMGPIEVILDTQNSFQPDFVYVAEERRDIIRDYIHSPPDLVVEVLWEKNAYYDLRPKKDTYEKYGVKEYIIIDPIAQNADLYALRDGAYYLHQKAQKGETLKSLILPGFAIELAKVFK, from the coding sequence ATGCTGACGACTGAAAAGAAATTAACTCTTGATGAATATATGCAGATGCCCATTGGTGCACCTTACCAATACATTAATGGCTGTTTAATTGATTGGCCGTCCCGAACAGTAAATCATCAACTTACCCTTGCAGCGGTAGCTACAGCGTTTATAACTTATGAGGACAGGGTTAAAAACGAAGGCACTTATTTAATGGGACCAATTGAAGTAATACTCGACACTCAAAACTCCTTTCAGCCAGATTTTGTTTACGTTGCCGAAGAAAGGCGCGATATCATTAGGGATTATATTCATAGTCCGCCCGATTTGGTTGTCGAGGTTCTATGGGAAAAGAACGCTTATTATGACCTTCGCCCTAAAAAAGATACATACGAAAAATACGGTGTAAAAGAATACATCATTATTGACCCTATAGCGCAAAACGCCGACCTTTACGCGTTAAGGGATGGCGCTTATTACCTTCATCAAAAAGCGCAAAAAGGCGAAACTCTCAAATCTTTAATCTTGCCTGGTT
- the lpxB gene encoding lipid-A-disaccharide synthase, which produces MKYYLVAGEASGDLHGANLMKALKELDPAAEFRFFGGDLMQAEGGTLVKHYADMAFMGFVEVVINLRAILKNMKACKDDIAAYQPDVLVLIDFPGFNLKIAEYAKTIGLSVNYYISPKVWAWNQKRVLKIKRIVDHLFCILPFEVDFYKSWGMEVDYVGNPLLDAITAFEPNSEFLKQNDISGKKIIALLPGSRKQEINYLLPDMIAVAGQFADYQFVIAGAPSFKPEFYSQFVKDANIPVIFNATYDLLTNAHAAIVASGTATLETALFNIPQVVVYKGNALTIAIARMLVKIKFISLVNLIVDKGIVKELIQDDCNELKIAAELGAIAKQGAYRQQMLADYDTLDARMGRPGASAKTASLIVKYAVKK; this is translated from the coding sequence ATGAAGTATTACCTGGTAGCCGGCGAAGCATCGGGCGATTTGCACGGGGCTAACCTCATGAAGGCGCTAAAGGAGCTTGACCCGGCGGCCGAGTTTCGTTTTTTTGGCGGCGACCTGATGCAGGCTGAAGGCGGAACCCTAGTGAAGCATTATGCCGATATGGCCTTTATGGGTTTTGTAGAGGTTGTAATTAATTTGCGCGCCATCCTTAAAAACATGAAAGCCTGCAAAGACGATATTGCGGCTTACCAACCCGATGTTTTGGTGCTCATAGATTTCCCGGGTTTTAACTTGAAAATAGCAGAATACGCTAAAACCATTGGTCTGTCGGTTAATTACTACATCTCGCCCAAAGTTTGGGCCTGGAACCAAAAACGGGTGTTGAAAATTAAGCGGATAGTTGACCACCTGTTTTGCATATTGCCTTTTGAGGTTGATTTTTATAAAAGCTGGGGAATGGAGGTTGATTATGTAGGCAACCCGCTTTTGGATGCCATAACCGCGTTTGAGCCTAATTCTGAATTTTTAAAGCAGAATGATATATCGGGTAAAAAAATAATAGCGCTGTTGCCTGGCAGCCGGAAACAAGAGATAAACTATTTATTGCCAGATATGATTGCCGTAGCCGGACAGTTTGCAGATTACCAGTTTGTTATAGCGGGCGCACCTTCATTTAAACCTGAATTTTACAGCCAGTTTGTGAAGGATGCCAATATTCCTGTAATATTTAATGCCACATACGATTTGTTAACCAACGCGCACGCCGCCATTGTTGCCTCCGGAACAGCAACCTTAGAGACTGCCTTGTTTAACATACCACAGGTGGTGGTATATAAGGGCAACGCATTAACCATTGCTATAGCCCGCATGCTGGTTAAAATTAAATTTATATCGCTGGTTAACCTCATTGTAGATAAGGGAATAGTAAAAGAGCTTATCCAGGACGACTGTAACGAACTGAAAATTGCGGCCGAGCTTGGCGCTATTGCTAAACAAGGGGCCTACCGGCAACAGATGCTGGCAGATTATGATACGCTTGACGCAAGAATGGGCCGGCCTGGCGCATCGGCCAAAACGGCCAGCCTGATTGTTAAATACGCTGTAAAAAAATAA